DNA from Strigops habroptila isolate Jane chromosome 2, bStrHab1.2.pri, whole genome shotgun sequence:
CATCCAGGACCGTCACCTGGGCATTCTCTGATACATGTGTGTGACATGATTTCCTACTGAATCACATCCTGGGACTAGCCCAGGATTCAGCACAGACCAAAAGCCAGCTGTGCTAGTGCTCTGATATTTTGGGGACCTTACTGGTCATTTTTCTATAGCAGCTGAAGGCATACATCCAGGAAAGCAACCTATCCGCAGGCTTCTTAGCCCTTTTTCTACCAGTTTCTCCACAAATGGTGTCTCCCTCAGAGCTGCACTGGAACCAGTCTGGCTGGATAGCCTGCTGGATGGCTGTGAACTTGGAAGCTGTCATTTCCGTGCACCCTGAGCTTCCCCCACAGGGTTGCTTTGTCAAGGAAGAGTAGGGATGAGTGTTAGTTGCAAAGGTTAGCGGATCTTACGTGTCAAAGGAGAGAAGGAGTTGGGCTGGTGAAACACCAGATACTGCAATGATAGTTCATAGGTAAGTTCTCCAAGTGCATGGCTCCTGGGCACAAGGAGTGAAAGGAGGTAAATGACTGAACTGGGATTTCTGGGGTCCCCTTTTGGTGAAACCATACCACTCAACACCCTAACTTCTCCATGTGTTTGGAAGTCTCTGATACAGAGCATGATCCAAATTGGGGGGggataaaaagaagagaagattTAATTCCCCTCAGCCGTGTCTTCTCCTGTGTGGAGGGACGGGGTCCCCGCAGCCGCCACCTGTTGCGCTGCCCCTTTAAGGCAGGTGCCGCCGCGTCACGGGCAGCCCCGCCCCTCCGGGGCAGGCATTGGGCTGTTCCGCCGTCAGGTGGATGGGGGGGTCCCGCACCCCCCCGCCGCACACCTCCGCTCGGGGCGGCCAATGGCGGCCGGGCTCCGCCGGGGGGGCGGGCCCGCTGTGGCGGAGGCGGTGGCGGGCGCGGGGCACCTGCGGCCGGCAGGGacgcggggcggcggcggcggccgagGGTGGGCGGCGGGGAagggcgcggcgcggcgcggcgaTGGAGGAGCCCCTCTGCTGCTGCGAGTACGTGGACCGGCGGGGCCAGAGGAACCACCTGGCGGCGTGCTGCTGCGACTGCGAGGACCTGGACGAGGGCTGCGAGAGGTAACCCCCGCCCCGGCCACACTGCCCGGACACGGGTCCGGCCCGCCTGCGAGACCCCCGCCCAGTGGCCGCCCGCGGGGGCTCCGGGTGTCCCCCGTGTGCCCCCCGTGTGCCCCCCGTGTGCAGCCGGTACCCCCTTGGAGCGTGGGGaggggagcggagcggagcaGCGTCCCTCTTCTCGGGAAACTTGACCGGGGAGAGCGAAGGGGTCGGCGGCCGGGCTGGGCGCCTCGGGGCGGGAGGGTGCAGCGGCGGGGTCTAGGGTGCGCGCTGGCTCCCCGTGTGCCAGCCGGGCTAGCCTGTGCTTCCCCCTAACAGGTGGCTGACGTGCAGGTCCCTGCCGCCCGGAGCCCTGGGGAGAATTGCCGACACCGTGGCGGACCGAGTGCGGGTGCCCTGGTTCGCAGGGGCCGTGAAGATCAATGTCAGCCTTGTGCcgcctctcctcctgctgcccgTCTTCCTCCACGTTGCTGCCCTGCACTTCCTGCTGGGGCTGGTCATCTTGACGTCCCTGCCCGTCGTGGTGCTGTGGTATTACTACCTCACCcacaggaggaaggagcggACTCTCTTCTTCTTGAGCCTGGGGCTCTTCTCCTTGGGGTACATGTACTATGTGTTTCTCCAGGAGGTGGTTCCACGAGGCCACGTGGAGTATTCCCAAGTGGTTGCTCTCACGTGCGGGTTAATTCTTATGCTTGCAGCCCTGTCTCGAGCCAAGACAGACCCTGGCTACCTTCCCGTCCCAGCAAGCGGCGAGAAGTCATTGCACCAGGGTTTGCCTAGCAAGAGTGTTAGAGGGAGCTCCAATGGGCTCCATGCGTCAGGAGCTGCCAGCGGCCGTGCTGTGAATGGCGAGGCTCAGGGCTATGCCCGGGTGTCCGCTGAGGAGCCAGAAGGTGTGAAAAAGGACTGGTGTGCTAGATGCCAGCTGGTCAGGCCAGCCCGAGCGGGGCACTGCCGGCTTTGTGGCAGGTGTGTAAGGAGGCTGGACCACCACTGTGTCTGGTAGGTTTTGCACTGCTGAGCCTGtatgtgttttctctctctcatctcGTTACCCTTGTTTTCAAGTTAGcttctttttttacagtttttctcaGATGGGGTTGTTACGTGAATACATGCTGAATTTACCAGTTTTAATAACAACTTTGTTGTAGGTTGGGTTGACCTGATAGCTGATAACATCTACAGGATACTTCAGAATTGCCTTTGATTCTCTACTGATTTTCAtctggggttttgggtttgttttttagttCTAGATTTGGTGTGTGGAGCATTAGCAATCCTGCAGTTAACTTACATTAGTGCTCTCCTGGGCAAGGGAACCTCAGGCTGCCTGTGTGCATGCAGTGCTGGAGCCAAGGAGCAGTAGGGTATGATGTGTCTTAGTGAAGGTTACTACACTTGCTAAAAGCTTGAGGCAAACAGTCTGCTACTGTTACCCTACTGGTCTCTTGACTCGTGCCTATAACCTTTCTATAAAAAGCTAGAAAGCTTCTTAGAACGTGTTTCAAAGTTCTTAGCTAGCATTGTATCGAAGCATCTTGAAAATTAGGATCTCTGAcagctgggggagggaggaggaaagagaagacagtttcttttccttttaagcaaagtaatcttctctttccttttggagGATTAACAGCTGTGTAGGGGAGCGGAACCACCAAGCGTTCATCCTTGCCCTCTCCTTCTTCATGCTTACCTCTGTGTATGGGATTACGCTGACCCTCCACACCGTTTGTGGGGGCCGAACTCCATTTGTGGCATTGTTCTACTGCCCCGGGGCCTATTCTGACTACAGGTGAGATATCTGTCTGGGAGAGAGATGGGCTGAGAATGGGCTTGGTCAGGCATCTGTTCCTCAATCTGTGCTCTAGGCCTGTGCTGTCAGGTCAAACCTGACCACAAAGTGCTCCCTAGAAAGCTCTGGAAAGCAGGGATGCATCAATGCTTTTGCCAGGGTGGGGAAGCCTGAGACATGGAGATAACTCACCatttattggggggggggggggaataaaaattGGGGGAGCTGGGGTTTAAAGTCTTTATTGTGTCCTGTATAGATACATCCTTAAATATGTTTGTCCCCCAAATGCAGGTAGTGGTCTGAGAGCCTGGAATACATGTGCATTCTCTCCCTGTCATCCCTCACTGTTTATCTAGTGACCGTCCCTCTGAGTTACCTGCTTAGGACAGCCAGCATTAATGTGCCTTGCCTGGTGGGGAGGGTGGTGAGAAGCATTGGACATGAGTTCAGAGAGTAGCGCTACCACTGATGGGCAGAGCACACTAGCACGAGTGACTCCACCTTCCTCTGCGCTCCATTTCATGATCTATTGAGTGTGAGCATCGTTGTGTCCCCAAATAAGGACCAAGTACCTTTACAACAGTAAGCGTAAAGAGCTAGGTCGTGTTATAGCAATGCAAGAGTAGCTTTGGTAGAGCTAAAAGCTCTCATTAAGCAAGCTGTGAAGCTTTAATTCTGAGAAAGCCTGTAAGGATTATCTGATGAAAGCAGCAAAGTGAGATCACTGTGGCAGATGCAGACAGGGATTTGAAAGGATAGTGATTACCAGGGAAAGTCACTCTAAAGCAGCTGCTCCAAAACTAAATGGCTTCCTTCCCAtctttttccctgctgccagctctgctctgtcgTTCACCTGTGTGTGGTACTGTGCCATTGTAACAGCTGGCATGGGATACATCCTCCTTATCCAGCTGTTGAACATCAGCTACAACGTGACCGAGAGGGAAGCTCGGCTGGCTCTGCGGGACAACACTGGGCGCAGGCTCCTGGGTGGGTTGGTGATAGACACTGGCCAGTATAATAGGGGGTTCCTATGCAACTGGGGGCATTTCTTGAGCCTGGGGTCTTCTTCTCCACAGCGCTCTGCTGAAGACATTGTGTGACCCCCCCCTCTTTCTGCAGATGATGTTGACTGACTTTCTTTAGCAGGGGAATGGCCCCTCCTACTGTGACTCCCTCTTCCCATACTCTTCTTCATGGTTGGTGTATGGGCTGTGTATCCCGTCACTGACAACATCAGAGGCTTTCCCAGGCAGAACAGCTCTTCACGTGCTGCCAGCCAGCAATAGGATGCAGAAAGCAGTAAGCCATATGCACAAATCCGAAGAGGAGGAGCCTGCTGCCTTTTTTCCGCTGTGGGGAACTTTGTGCAGCTCGGCTTATCAGGAAGAAGAGCACAAGGTTTTGAGAACTTGAGTTTTCATTATGTGTGAACCCTGACATCAAGAGGAACCAGCGCTGGACTTCAGAGTGTGCACTGATTCCTGCAAAGGTTAAGGAATCCCTGGCTCATACCTACATGCAACATTTCAGAGATGTCAGGAGGTGAACTTTTGATAAAGATGAGAGATGGAACACTGCAGAAGCGAGGTTCTTTGGCTAAAAGAGACTCTAGGCAGGCGCCGAGCAGCTCCCTCCTCTCTGGGGCGTTTTTATCTTTATTATCTATCTTCTATTCCATCCAGCTGTATACTTGCTTGTATTAAGTGCCTTTGTGAGCAACATTTCTGTAGGGCTTTATAAGATTCCTTCACCTCTTGATCCCTGAAGCTGTTATTCCATCCATGTCTGTCCAACTGGGTGAGAAGACGCTGTCATCTTCGATCTCATCGTTCTTTCTGCTGGGTCTGTGTTGGTTTGAAGGCTTGGCTCATCTCCATCGAAGTGTTTCTGCACTGATTATGGATTATGACATGAGACAGCAGGTAAATacacaaagtgaaaaagagatGTTTTGAAGCAACATGTAGCAGTGGATTctaagggaaaaataagtgCAGTCTGGTGTTACAGCAGCTTTATGGAAAGtatctttctcccttcctctgtgAGGAGAAGGGAGTCTGCAGGAGAGTAGACAATTCTAACAGCATTTTTGGTTGGTAGCATCTTGGTCGGTTGTGTTACTAATAACATAGTGATCCTGTCTCCGCTCAACCAAGTCACTGTGGAGCTGCCTGACTGCAGATCTATTTTCTCAAGCGAGGAAGTCAAGGAACAGTTCagcctctgcttttccagggaTAGAGTGTGTTGGAGCTGGTTTTTGGGGTAGATGACTTGCACTGGTAGGTGAATGAATGTGTTAAATGTGCTCTGCAGGAATGCCATTTGTTCCTCGTCAGCCTGCAACTGTATTATTGCCCGGACTTGAGCTTTAGCTGAAATAACAAGGTTTTGGTGGTGAttaggttttgggggttttgggggttttattttttgttgttgctttttgttctaAACTCTTTGTATATGTTGTTGGCCCTGCTGTTGTATGAAATATCTGGCTGGAAAAGACTGGGGCCACAGCACAAGAGTTACAGGCCTAAGAtgcagaagcagagggaagagccTTGCCCTTGCTCCTGATGTTTTAGGTGTGTGTGCAGCATGCACAAATCATACCTCCCCTGATTCCCCTTGCACGGCAGGCAGCTGAGCGTTGTTGGCTGAGTGATGGAAATTCACTGTGCACTGCTGTGCATTATCTCTGAAGAATGGATGGGTGGTGCGTGGTGCCAAACGGCAGCAGGGTTGGGAGTGTCCCTACAGATCCCTGCTGTATTGCTCCTGATTCCGTGTCCCAATTTCAGGTGAAACCCATGTCCCTCTTTGTACTGTTTGGTTTCCTTAAGCAGCACTTTCTATAACCAGCAGATAATTGAGGAGCAGCTGCACTTGAAATGAGGCTGTGTAGAAAGACTTGCTGACTTACTGAGTGTCCCTTATTTCCCCTTACCCCTTTTTCACCTAGTGAGCAATCCTTTATAAGCAAGTAAAGGGGACACCTCTCTTGCTTCCTGCATCTAACTGAACACACTAAGATGTTTCTGACCACTTCCCTGGCCCTCATGTGAAGAAAAAGGCACCAGCTCTACTGTGCTAAGTGTTCCTCTGTGACCTTCTGACTGTGTGGAGCTTGGAGCCAGCCCGTAGGAGTTTAAATTCATACAAAGACCTTGTCTTCACATGAGTTGTCTGTAAATGCTTCCACGGCACATACACATTTTGTGATGCCTGCTGAGATGAACCAGAGCTTGGCAACCCTGGAGACAAGGATGCTGTGGGCTGGCAGGTCTGTCGTCCTCTCAGATCTCATCCTGCTGGCACTTGGGAAGATTAAGGCAGAATCTGTTGGGCTGAACAAACACCTGCAGTAGAGGTAGCCAACCCTCTGTCCCTGTGAGCTACACGTGCAGAAATCAGTCATACACCCATGAGCTGAATGAGCTCTGGGAGCATTTACGGGTTTGAAATCAGTGGTTTCTCTGGGCTGGGAGAAGGAGCAGATTGCTTCCCTGGCAGCTCCTGAACAGTGTGCTCACTTTCTCCCACAGGCAGAGACCAGTTACTACTTTGCAGCCTGTCTGTCAGTGTAGGCTTGTCCCTTGTCTGTTAGTGAGCTCTGGCATGGGGATTTCATTTGTACTGTTTACACTGAGACTCACTCAGTGGTGTTCTCCCAGGCAGCGTGGGCTTTGCAGTGCAGTTCAGGGACAAAGGACCTTGGACTAACATAACCATTCCACACCCTTTGTCAAGACTGCCCTAGTACAGTGGGGAGAAATCCTAAAgtaaatttgatttatttttgcactTGTTCCAGAAGGAACTGGAACCATTCAGGACACTAAAAGTGTTGCAAGGCTGGATTATATGTTTTTAGGAGGAGAATGCAGTGCTAACTCCCTACTGAACAGGAAGTTCAGTGGCTGTAATCTGCATAGCAATGGTGACTTTCTCTTTAAGGACATGGCTTCTGTTCACAGTCCTGGCTTCTTCCGGAGAGAATTTACCTTGTGAATGCCTTGGGATATAGGAAACAGAAAGTAACAGGATATCTAAAAGGCATCTAGAAGGGCAGGCGAGCTTCAGAGGCATACTTTAGAGCTCTCCTTTTAATAGCTCTGAGAATTAGCAAGAAGCCTTTTGAAGGGTAACACTCCCCTTTGCACTTATACAAGGGCAGACTGTTGTGATCTCTTGTGCACTCAAGGCCAGTTTCTTTTCTGGGTATGTTCTTGTTGAGCTTGTTACTGACCACACTGGTAGAAACACATTAAAACCTGGGCATAAAGAGTCAGTCTTCAGGCTCACTGTGTTAGCAGCTGCCTGGATCCATGCTGCCTGGTGTCGAAGCAGGCTGCATTTGACAGATGACTTGTGGGTTGCGTGTGTGGCCTTGAGGAAAGGACCAGTGTCTCACCTGTAAAACTGTATGCATGTAGCTGTCAGTAGAGAAAGTCTTCCGTCTGTAAGGAGAGGGCCCAGAGATGGTCAGAAGTAGGGAAGGATTTTGGTAATAGCTAGCCTTGTTTCTCCACCCAGACTTGGAGATTAGTTTACCCTACTTTAACCAtgaccttttaaaaagcatttgttgCTTCACAAATAGTGTGGATTTCTGCAGACCAGGGCAACTCTTCAGGAGCCAGGGTTCCGCTGTTGCCACTGTTGTAGTGTTAAACCCTCCATGTCCAAATGCCAGTATCTTACTCTTTGGTGACTAATACTAAGAACTGTGCACCATTAGATACACCCTGTAAATGATGGCTTGGCACTCTTTAACTGTCTTCTTACATTGTGCTTTTTTGTAGGCAAGTCATAGGTCCCCACGTCGACTGTTTCTCCATTTAACTTGTCCTCGAATGACAAAAGTCACTGGTGAGCCTGAGTTGTGCTGCTTGTGACTCCTAATCACATTCAGCCTTCATGCTAAgatggtgctttttttttttttttatcccttcaAATTAGGTTGCTTTCAAGTGTCTTAATGAAACCATTTGCTGtaaaatttcttctgaagataAAATGGATACTGCCTCACTGCCTAATGTCTTAATAATGTGCTcgggttattttttttcttctatatgaatatatattgcCTCATTAGAGCAGGAAGTGTGTGTGATTATGGATGTGTTTCCCCGTATTGCTTGCAGTGAAGAACGTTACAGTTTCCCAGGATTTTCCTGTGCTGCTAGAATGTTTGTACAGCAAAAATCTTTCTGTGGATAGGTGAGgttctttctgaaatgtggGAATTCAGCCTCCCAAGATCTTAATTTTATGGAACTCTAATGATAACATGAAGAATGCTGGGCTCTGGAAGAACTGTCTACCTTGGAGAGTGGggtatttcattttggtttggtttggttttttttccactctaaGTTTTAGTAAGAAACTTTGTGAAACATACTTGTGAGCTTTGTTGGGAGgactggtgtgtgtgtgtgtgtgtgtttgtgtccaTTTTGTGTCGTGTTCAGTGTTTCCAAATGCAGTTAtgaatcaaaataaattactggAAATGATATGTGGAGTGGCCTGTTGATTTATGCCAACACACTCAGCCAGGTTGACGATCAAAAGCTGCCATCATCTCATGGCTATTTAGCTGTGAGCTGGACTTGGGAATAAGGGAGCAATAGGCTAAGGAGAAGCTAGGAAACAAGGTTTCTTCTAGTTCTGCAAAAATTGACCTTTGGGTTTGTTGGTGTTGGGATGAAACAGAGGCCTGTGGGCAGTTCTCACCACCCTGGAAACTCTATCTGATCAGGTTCCTAGTCTTTTTGTCCAGTGTTCTGCTTTCCCTCCTACACCTGCCCACACAATACATCCAGAACcctaaaaaagaagaatctcTTACTTTAAACCCTCTTCTAAGCCATGCTTGGGAATGACGGGCATATTGTGTGTGCAGATGGTGGGAAGAGATGTAGCCTTTGATTCCATTTGTATCTCGGGACATATGCTGAAAGGCAGGATGACTTTTCATGAGTAGAATCACAGGTGCCTTTGATTGttcccagagctctgctttgaTTTGCCTGGGTGGCACTTCTGTCAGCTGTTCAGCTGTTTCTCTTTGAAGATTACTTTGCACTCACTGACAACAAGGACCTGCTAGCAGTCACCCAGACTTGTAGCTGGGTGAGAGTGGTGTGTGCACAAGGGTGTCAGACTTCTGACAccccagcagccaccagcttCATTAACTCCAGTGCTGATGACAGGGACATGTGAGGCTATTGTCTTCCCCTAGGTTTCATATTTTTTACGCTGACTGTGGCTTGCCATGTTGCCCTGCACAGCAGGAGCATGCCTGGAATGGCAGCTCAGGTGCTGGGGAAAGCCAAGGTGCTCTATATGTGTCTATAATGCATAACAGGTCTGCAAAGATGTGAGCTGTGGATCAGCCTGCAGTGGTTTATGGGCCCTTCCCAGGCTAACTACTGTCCCCAGCTACTGTTTGCCTGGGGGGACCAGAAGAAAAGACTCCGGGGAGACCTTTTTGCAgactttcagtacttaaaagtggcctgtaagaaagatgaggagagactttttagcaggacatgttgtgataggatgaggggtgatggttttaaactaaaagaggggagattcaggctggatgtaagggaaaaattctttacaatgagagtggtgaaacactgtcacaggttgcccagagaggtggtgggtgcaccatccctggagacactcaaggccaggctggatgtggttctgagcaacctgatctagttgaagatgcccctgctcattgcagggggttggactagatgacctttggagatcccttccaacccaaactgttttatgattctatgaaattgtTTAATACTTCAGGCACTGTTTCAAATCCAGTTCAAGGCCTGGGAGACTTTGAAGAGACTGCTGTACAGATTTACTGAGAAGATGGTACTTCTGTGGTCAAGGTTCTGGGGAAAGCATGTAAGAACTCTGGAGGGCAGCTGTCAGCAGGAGATGGGGTTGGGAGTAGGGGAGTTTGCAATCACTTCAGCGTTCTGCATTTGCTGTTGTACCAAAGTGAAAatcctccccccttccctgcacAGAAGGCAAGTCTGGCTGTGCAGCCACCTCCCTCTCTTGCTAAGAAAAGCAAGGAGCTGACAGGCAGGAGTGTGCCTGAGCTGTGAGAGTGTGGGCTGATGACCAGTGTTGAGGCACTGACATCTGCATCTTAACcaagcactggagcaggagggatgctctggcacagctgcaggctgaAGCTGTTTCCTTAGTCTAAAAAGCTCTCTTATATGTCACCCTCCTGCTGGGAAATATTTGCTGGAGCTTTAATCTGCAAAACACTAACATCATGCCTGGGATTTTAGGCGTCTCCCATGCAGTCTCCCAACAGCATCACTGGGGGCAGCCTTATTTCTCTCAAGGAGGTATGAGTTGTTTCAGCCAGGTGTGGGTTGAATGGGGAAGTCGAGGGACTTCTCATCTCCCCTTTGATTCCCTTTGATTCAGACCATGTTCAGTATGAATGCAGCTGATCCCTGAACATCATCCCTATCCCAACTGAAGCTTCAGCTCCATGGTAGTGTTGAATTAGTAGTAGGCAAGGGCAAAGAGATCTCAAAGCACAGCTCCTTAGGGATCTTCTTTTGGCTCCTTGCTGCTGGAACTGTCCAGCCAAACAGCATCTTGCTAGCAGAATCTTTTACAAAGCTACTAAGAGTAGAAGAAAACCCtagaaagtgagaaaaaggTCAGTTTCAAGAGTAAGTGTTGACTGTACTTCAAGTTCTTTGGAGTATTATTTTAATGGGTGGTGAGTGGGTGCTGAGGTGAGGGAGAGCTCTGAGCCTTGAGGATAAAATGTGCAAGTGTGGTGTTGCTGGGGAAAGAATCTGCAGTTCAGTAAACTGGAAGCACCCCTGCATAGCCAGTGGTTTGGGGCACCCTTTTAGCTGTAAGAGATGTTGATTCAATGCCTGCTTAGCCTCTTGCTAGGGTCAAACTAGGCTGTGCTTGTCCACtctgctgctccatcctccatcctCCTACTCCCCATACAGCTTCCATGTGTCCTGTCTCCAGCTGGCCATAATGCTGCCTTCTTTCTGGCTGCGCAAGGATGTGTTCTCGCCTTTCATCCTCTGGGTCACTATCCTCCTTGCCATAATCCAGGTGAAGGGTTGACTGGAGACATTCCCTGCCCTCTTCATTGCCAAGCCCTGGTGAGGAGGAATTCAGCTCAGGAAAAGGCCACCAGTAACATGAGAGCTGTGTCGGAGGTGTTCCAGTAGCTCATTAGGCACTACACGGGAGAGGCTTCCAAGGGGAGAGTGTGTACTAAGACAAAGAGgattgctgcagctgcactgccaCAGCTTGCTGTGATTAGCACCAAGTGGCTGCTGGCTGCACTGGGGCATTAGTTCGGTAGCTCAGtcctcagctctgcttctccctgcctttTTGGATCAGTGAAAGACACTACCCTGCTGCAGTACCTGTTCTTCCCTGCAAGACGAGTTATTCAACCCTCTCTCAGCTTGCTGCTTCCTCTCACAATCTGCCTTTTAATGCAGCCAGATGGTCTGTACTCGCCCACACTCCACGCAGGCACCTTCAGCTCCCTGTGTTTGGATAGTGCGCTCATCTGACCTGCTGGTGGTCAGGCCTGTAGTCTGCCTTCGGGAGATGGTGAGCGTTCCTGTCCTGTAGAGAACGGCTGTGGTCCCTGACCGTGGGCTGCCGTCTAGGGCCGTGTAGTTGGCTTCTGACACAATTTGCACTGACACCTCACTCGTGTTCGTTTCACATTTGGGTTTATTGGAAACTTTCAGCGCATGCACAGGTTTTAAAAACCATTTGATACAATGGGTAGCGGTAAACTGTCTTCTTCCTGGCATCACGTGAGTGCTCCCTGTACTGCCAAATGCTTTTGGAGGGAACTTTGCCTGTCTTGCTGTGAGGGGGCAGTGATTCCAGACTCCTGCCTTATGCTGTTGCTAAGACAGGACATACTGTACCTTAACGGCGTTACCCTCTCTGCACTATGCTGCAGGTTAAACAGTGGTAAGAAACTTTTGTTTTTATCATGTCAGCGTTAGCTTATGTAAAAACAGCCTGcctttttcttggatttttaaTGGATGGGTCAAGTGAAAAGCCCCTCACAGCCTTGCACAATATATCCTTGAGCGCTACAGGTAAACAGCTTGGGCACTGGTTAAATGGCAAGACCGAGGCTcacagcaccaccaccaccgtgctgtgctgtgctgcgcGGCGCTGCGGTGTGTGGTGCCGCCCCTCACCCGAaccgcgccgccgccgccggcgccATGGCC
Protein-coding regions in this window:
- the ZDHHC23 gene encoding palmitoyltransferase ZDHHC23; this translates as MEEPLCCCEYVDRRGQRNHLAACCCDCEDLDEGCERWLTCRSLPPGALGRIADTVADRVRVPWFAGAVKINVSLVPPLLLLPVFLHVAALHFLLGLVILTSLPVVVLWYYYLTHRRKERTLFFLSLGLFSLGYMYYVFLQEVVPRGHVEYSQVVALTCGLILMLAALSRAKTDPGYLPVPASGEKSLHQGLPSKSVRGSSNGLHASGAASGRAVNGEAQGYARVSAEEPEGVKKDWCARCQLVRPARAGHCRLCGRCVRRLDHHCVWINSCVGERNHQAFILALSFFMLTSVYGITLTLHTVCGGRTPFVALFYCPGAYSDYSSALSFTCVWYCAIVTAGMGYILLIQLLNISYNVTEREARLALRDNTGRRLLGGLVIDTGQYNRGFLCNWGHFLSLGSSSPQRSAEDIV